One Carassius auratus strain Wakin chromosome 16, ASM336829v1, whole genome shotgun sequence genomic window carries:
- the LOC113116022 gene encoding inactive serine protease 35-like, translating to MGPVPLTLLLCVSALSVLVSAALDDPTGEDDYTWPQRKVPLVQEKQTVHLGSSEFLAKPQTELHGICGIECQQGFPEPSLDDLEQLLSYETMYENGTRTLTTVTIQELNVSNDLMGGSGSHSRRRREVYGTDTRFTIADKQYSLKYPFSTSVKISTGCSGVLVSPKHVLTAAHCIHNGTDYLDGVQKLSVGVLKERSRRKGKGRKGKGRKGKGQRKHKEEEEEEEEINENIEIGEKQEPKGKGKGRRNRSRRSTTSEQPSFRWTRVKQMQVPKGWFKGISENVVADYDYAILELKRAQKTKYMDLGVIPSVKKLPAGRIHFSGFDDDRPGNLVYRFCSVSDESNDLLYQYCDAKPGSSGSGVYIRLKEPGKKKWKRKIIGVFSGHQWVDVNGMQQDYNVAVRITPPKYAQICLWVHGDSSQCRGT from the coding sequence ATGGGCCCGGTACCCTTAACGCTCCTGCTTTGCGTCTCAGCACTGTCTGTGCTGGTGTCTGCAGCACTGGACGATCCCACAGGTGAAGATGACTACACCTGGCCGCAGAGAAAAGTACCACTGGTGCAAGAAAAGCAAACGGTGCACCTGGGAAGTTCTGAGTTTTTGGCCAAGCCACAAACGGAGCTCCATGGAATATGTGGCATTGAGTGCCAGCAGGGTTTCCCAGAGCCCAGCCTGGACGATCTGGAGCAGCTACTGTCCTATGAGACCATGTACGAAAACGGAACCCGCACGCTCACCACCGTCACAATACAGGAGCTAAATGTGAGCAACGACTTGATGGGAGGTTCTGGGTCACATAGTCGGCGCAGGCGAGAAGTCTACGGCACGGACACACGGTTTACCATCGCTGACAAGCAGTACTCTTTGAAGTATCCATTCTCCACATCTGTGAAGATCTCCACGGGGTGTTCCGGAGTGCTCGTGTCCCCCAAACACGTCCTGACTGCGGCTCATTGCATCCACAATGGTACAGACTACCTGGACGGGGTACAGAAACTCAGCGTTGGTGTGCTGAAAGAACGTTCCCGTCGGAAAGGGAAGGGACGGAAAGGGAAAGGACGGAAAGGGAAAGGCCAGAGGAAGCataaggaagaggaggaggaggaggaggaaatcAATGAAAATATAGAAATTGGAGAGAAGCAGGAGCCTAAGGGAAAGGGCAAAGGCAGGAGAAACCGTAGTCGCCGTAGCACCACCTCCGAACAGCCCTCGTTCCGGTGGACCCGGGTGAAACAGATGCAGGTGCCAAAGGGCTGGTTTAAAGGGATCTCGGAGAACGTTGTAGCTGATTATGACTATGCCATCCTGGAGCTCAAACGGGCACAGAAGACTAAGTACATGGATTTAGGTGTTATCCCCTCCGTCAAGAAGCTGCCTGCAGGACGTATCCATTTCTCTGGATTCGACGACGACCGGCCAGGGAACCTGGTGTACCGCTTCTGCTCTGTGTCTGATGAGTCCAACGACCTGCTGTACCAGTATTGTGACGCCAAGCCCGGCTCCAGCGGCTCGGGTGTCTACATTCGGCTTAAAGAACCTGGCAAGAAGAAGTGGAAGCGGAAGATCATTGGAGTGTTCTCTGGTCACCAGTGGGTGGATGTTAATGGGATGCAGCAGGATTACAACGTGGCCGTGCGAATCACACCCCCTAAGTACGCACAAATCTGCCTCTGGGTCCATGGGGACTCCAGCCAGTGTCGGGGCACCTGA